The following proteins are co-located in the Siansivirga zeaxanthinifaciens CC-SAMT-1 genome:
- a CDS encoding sugar nucleotide-binding protein: MNQKESKHRILILGASGFLGGAIYKELCPYFKTFGTFHTDNKQLEKNHHFFQYNFMEDDVFEILNIVKPTIIISALRGDFATQFIAHKHIVEYVLSNKIKIIYLSGANVFDAYSKYPSYEFDKTLSHSIFGHFKIKIENMLLRLPKQQVAILRLPMVFGKQSPRIQEFIQFIKEKEPIEVFPNLIMNVTSDSKLTQQIHYIINRNKSGIFHLGSSDLVHHDDFIKEIISTLHLNNAIYKQVYTTNDDRYLAVLPKYNLLPKNLQLTSQEILTELEI, from the coding sequence ATGAATCAAAAAGAAAGTAAACATAGAATTTTAATTTTAGGTGCAAGTGGCTTTTTAGGAGGTGCCATTTACAAAGAGCTATGCCCCTACTTTAAAACCTTTGGAACCTTTCATACCGATAATAAACAACTCGAAAAGAATCATCATTTTTTTCAATATAATTTTATGGAAGACGATGTTTTTGAAATTTTAAACATCGTAAAACCAACCATTATTATTTCGGCGCTTCGAGGTGATTTTGCTACTCAATTTATAGCCCATAAGCATATTGTAGAATATGTGCTTTCAAACAAAATTAAAATCATTTACTTGTCGGGTGCCAATGTGTTTGATGCTTACAGCAAATATCCGAGTTACGAATTCGATAAAACCTTAAGCCATAGCATATTTGGGCATTTCAAAATTAAAATTGAAAACATGCTCCTGCGCTTGCCTAAACAACAAGTAGCTATTTTAAGATTGCCCATGGTTTTTGGCAAACAATCGCCCAGAATTCAGGAATTTATTCAATTTATAAAAGAAAAAGAACCCATAGAGGTGTTTCCAAATTTAATAATGAATGTTACCAGCGATAGTAAATTAACGCAGCAAATTCATTATATTATTAATAGAAATAAATCGGGAATTTTTCATTTAGGAAGCAGTGATTTGGTGCATCACGACGATTTTATTAAGGAAATTATTAGCACATTGCATCTTAATAACGCCATTTACAAACAAGTATATACAACCAACGACGACCGATATTTAGCGGTTTTACCAAAATACAATCTGCTTCCCAAAAATTTGCAATTAACGAGTCAGGAAATTTTAACAGAATTAGAAATATAA
- a CDS encoding glutaminase: MPNFQSILEAIHQEAIHAKDKGVVASYIPELAHINPEHFGMHLKTLDGQSYGVGDYNVPFSIQSISKVLALSKAMALVGESIWERVDVEPSGHPFNQLALLEIENGIPRNPLINSGAIVIADILLSNLEHPKEDFLNYIKAITNDDTIRYNESVAFSEKVTGFKNYAAANLLKSFNNLNNRVDDVLDFYFHQCSIEMTCSQLSEAFFFLANKGNCLKNIAQLSETQAKRINAIMLTCGFYDEAGEFAFEVGLPGKSGVGGGIVALLPDQFVITTCSPGLNKKGNSQLGMLALEQFTTKTKRSIF; the protein is encoded by the coding sequence ATGCCAAATTTTCAATCCATTCTGGAAGCCATACATCAGGAGGCTATACATGCTAAAGATAAAGGCGTTGTAGCATCGTATATTCCAGAATTGGCACATATAAACCCAGAGCATTTTGGCATGCATCTAAAAACCTTAGATGGCCAAAGTTATGGTGTTGGCGATTATAATGTTCCCTTTTCTATACAAAGTATTTCTAAGGTTTTAGCCTTATCTAAAGCCATGGCGTTGGTTGGTGAATCTATTTGGGAACGCGTAGATGTAGAACCATCGGGGCACCCATTTAATCAATTGGCCTTATTAGAAATAGAAAATGGCATTCCTAGAAATCCGTTAATAAATTCGGGAGCTATTGTTATTGCCGATATTTTGCTTTCCAACTTAGAACATCCGAAAGAAGATTTTTTAAATTACATAAAAGCCATTACAAACGACGATACCATTCGCTATAACGAATCTGTAGCCTTTTCAGAAAAAGTAACGGGCTTTAAAAATTACGCGGCTGCCAATCTGTTAAAATCTTTCAATAATTTAAATAATCGTGTAGACGATGTATTAGATTTCTATTTTCATCAATGTTCCATAGAAATGACTTGCAGTCAGTTAAGCGAGGCGTTTTTCTTTTTGGCAAATAAAGGAAATTGCTTAAAAAATATAGCGCAGTTATCTGAAACACAAGCCAAACGTATTAATGCCATTATGCTTACCTGTGGTTTTTACGACGAGGCTGGTGAGTTTGCTTTCGAGGTAGGTTTACCAGGAAAAAGTGGCGTTGGTGGTGGTATTGTAGCACTTCTCCCCGACCAATTTGTAATTACTACCTGTTCGCCGGGTCTTAATAAAAAAGGAAATTCGCAATTGGGTATGTTAGCTTTAGAGCAGTTTACGACCAAAACGAAGCGGTCTATATTTTAG
- the gcvT gene encoding glycine cleavage system aminomethyltransferase GcvT: protein MKNTALTQTHEALGAKMVPFAGFNMPVQYEGVNIEHETVRQAVGVFDVSHMGEFLIEGEHALDLIQKVTSNDASKLVDGKAQYSCLPNDNGGIVDDLIVYKIKDQQYLLVVNASNIEKDWNWIQSKNDVGATMRDLSDDYSLLAIQGPKAIEAMQSLTSHDLSAINFYNFVVGDFAGVEHVIISATGYTGSGGFEIYCKNSEVKQIWDKVFEAGADFGIKPIGLAARDTLRLEMGYCLYGNDIDDTTSPLEAGLGWITKFTKDFTNSEALKQQKEAGVTRKLVAFELDERGIPRHGYDIVDSNGTKIGEVTSGTMSPSLGKGIGLGYVPTSFADVNSKIYIQIRKNAIPATVVKLPFYKN, encoded by the coding sequence ATGAAAAACACAGCTTTAACTCAAACTCACGAAGCTCTTGGAGCAAAAATGGTGCCTTTTGCAGGATTTAACATGCCTGTACAATACGAGGGTGTTAATATAGAACACGAAACGGTTAGACAGGCTGTTGGAGTTTTTGATGTGTCTCACATGGGTGAATTTTTAATTGAAGGCGAACATGCTCTGGACTTAATACAAAAAGTAACCAGTAACGATGCTTCCAAATTAGTTGATGGTAAAGCCCAATACAGCTGTTTACCTAACGATAATGGCGGTATTGTAGATGATTTAATTGTTTACAAAATTAAAGACCAACAATATTTATTGGTTGTAAACGCCAGCAATATTGAAAAAGACTGGAATTGGATTCAGTCTAAAAACGATGTTGGTGCTACTATGCGCGATTTAAGCGACGATTATTCGCTTTTAGCCATTCAGGGACCAAAAGCTATTGAAGCGATGCAGTCTTTAACAAGTCACGATTTATCGGCTATTAATTTTTATAATTTTGTAGTGGGCGATTTTGCTGGTGTAGAGCATGTAATAATTTCTGCAACAGGTTACACTGGTAGTGGCGGCTTTGAAATTTATTGTAAAAACAGCGAGGTTAAACAAATTTGGGATAAAGTTTTTGAAGCTGGAGCCGATTTTGGAATCAAACCTATTGGTTTGGCTGCGCGTGATACCTTGCGTTTAGAAATGGGTTATTGTCTTTACGGAAATGATATAGACGATACCACCTCGCCTTTAGAAGCTGGTTTGGGTTGGATTACCAAGTTCACCAAAGATTTTACAAATTCGGAAGCTTTAAAGCAACAAAAAGAAGCAGGCGTTACACGTAAATTGGTAGCTTTCGAACTCGACGAACGCGGCATTCCTCGTCATGGTTACGATATTGTTGATAGCAACGGCACTAAAATTGGCGAAGTAACATCGGGCACCATGTCTCCTAGCTTAGGTAAAGGTATTGGTTTGGGTTATGTACCAACCTCTTTCGCAGATGTTAATAGCAAAATTTACATTCAAATTCGTAAAAACGCCATTCCTGCAACGGTTGTAAAATTGCCTTTTTACAAAAACTAA
- a CDS encoding MarC family protein yields the protein MISDLLTKLLLLIAVIDPLGSVPVFLEATKNFDLKYKRKIAVRASFVALFILFFFIVVGQIILEGMHVSLYAFQISGGVILFLFALTMIFGQGKPESEMHLITDYKHVTIFPVAIPSIASPGAIMAVVIMTDNHIYTITEQAITSGLVMLVVALTTILLLGAHLVQQRVGIYGITVISKIMGLILASYAVQSILTGLKAFFALTT from the coding sequence ATGATATCCGATTTACTTACTAAATTACTTTTATTAATCGCCGTTATCGACCCGCTGGGTTCGGTACCTGTGTTTTTAGAGGCCACCAAAAATTTCGATTTAAAATACAAACGTAAAATTGCGGTAAGAGCCTCGTTTGTTGCGCTGTTTATTTTGTTCTTTTTTATTGTCGTGGGACAAATTATTTTAGAAGGCATGCATGTATCGCTCTATGCGTTTCAAATTTCGGGTGGTGTTATTTTATTTTTATTTGCCTTAACCATGATATTTGGTCAGGGTAAACCAGAATCTGAAATGCATTTAATAACCGACTATAAACATGTTACTATTTTTCCGGTAGCTATTCCTTCTATTGCGTCTCCTGGAGCCATTATGGCGGTGGTGATCATGACAGACAACCACATTTACACCATCACCGAACAAGCTATTACCTCGGGACTGGTTATGCTTGTTGTGGCCTTAACAACGATATTGCTGCTAGGCGCGCATTTGGTACAGCAAAGAGTGGGTATTTATGGTATTACCGTTATTAGTAAAATTATGGGTTTAATTCTGGCTTCGTATGCTGTACAAAGCATTCTTACGGGTTTAAAAGCTTTTTTTGCACTTACCACCTAA
- a CDS encoding DUF3124 domain-containing protein translates to MLKNNLLYILLFVFVFQACEEKKEMSSINEVNWKKRTITKPLKDSIVEGATYLSVYSQVYSLTEHTTYNLTAIVSMRNVNIKDTIYIDRAEYFDTKGSSIRTYFNKTIYIAPMETVEIVIDEKDKEGGTGANFLFTWKTKPNVHEPLFEGVMLSTYGQQGLSFTTNGKRVY, encoded by the coding sequence ATGCTTAAAAACAACCTGCTGTATATTCTTTTATTTGTTTTCGTTTTTCAGGCCTGCGAGGAGAAAAAAGAAATGAGTTCTATTAACGAAGTTAACTGGAAAAAAAGAACCATTACCAAACCTTTAAAAGATTCTATTGTAGAAGGTGCTACGTATTTATCGGTTTACAGTCAGGTTTACAGTTTAACCGAGCATACCACTTATAATTTAACAGCCATCGTGAGCATGCGAAATGTAAATATAAAAGATACGATTTATATCGATCGTGCCGAATATTTCGATACAAAAGGCAGCTCCATACGCACGTATTTTAATAAAACCATTTATATAGCCCCTATGGAAACCGTTGAAATTGTTATTGACGAAAAAGATAAAGAAGGCGGTACGGGTGCTAATTTCTTGTTTACCTGGAAAACAAAACCCAACGTACACGAACCACTTTTCGAAGGGGTTATGCTTTCCACTTACGGACAACAAGGGCTTTCATTTACAACCAACGGTAAAAGAGTGTATTAA
- a CDS encoding SIR2 family protein: MILKEKIKGIDYLLNRFQEKHLEFNSIPKYSFFLGAGCSISSGIPSGFDIIQRLRKLWFISNFKNGTEYKLNEFEIDEERFESLESEFQIAILEHETQLFYKVEKSIDKFKAEHPKYLEKLLITISEEDLKNNLINDQLYGFWFESFSENPKERQKLIESLIDNKEPSGAYLLLAHLIANEKIKNVFTTNFDDLLYDSLIRYTDTKPKIYSHNEIAQYINTLGKRPNIIKLHGDFLFENIKNTELETSRLWENMESKLEESLKNFDLIIVGYNGADSSVMDSLAKLKSNHYGLIWCGRNPENLNWRVIEFINNTPNSFFVKIDTFELLMFQLYKVYEEEISFPDFIKIAEKKNQEFNNYISVFAEELTTNDSIDLKIRDNIQSTLNVILDRDSFFEIASMPNEEQIAFLQKFRIDGISRTLKNIYTHINWEHSIWLYESLDKEDFFKNKIQEAPIQHISNSLSNLKKIDSERTKNILESIDNNILLQKISNAKSEYLYSAVNELKAISPDKIELLIAQRKVNTSLIELEELDLRRISYRINTLSHKDALDLFISNNDLIRTKLKSESIKEVVIFFDTLSKNHFKECKSLFENLDNEDLSNRISFQNLNLLSITLRVFNSLDREKTKKILNQLDNNILERKLENSSLNEIKSILFTLKDVDFKLSKKLLSLISDDLLLHKFSSSDISTLAESAEYISKIDSERTKRILKKIDNSIITKNIDKNDFTFQQYGNAMSKLVLFDFDKFCQAARNSNIEILSEKISSSLNKTGEQVFLHFVPTYFKVDRTLFSLIIEKASQDYIDSILKWPKIDLYTVNLPYLRRTFESNKMEKESKYIDYIIQNNKKRFKKKKNRNRKKY, encoded by the coding sequence ATGATTCTTAAAGAAAAAATAAAAGGAATAGATTATTTACTAAATAGGTTTCAAGAAAAACATCTTGAATTTAACTCAATTCCTAAATATTCGTTTTTTTTAGGTGCAGGATGTTCAATAAGTTCAGGTATTCCTTCAGGTTTTGATATAATTCAAAGACTTCGTAAACTATGGTTTATTTCAAATTTTAAAAACGGAACCGAATATAAACTAAACGAATTTGAAATTGACGAGGAAAGGTTTGAAAGTTTGGAAAGTGAATTTCAAATCGCAATTTTGGAACATGAGACACAATTATTCTATAAAGTCGAAAAGTCTATTGATAAATTTAAAGCAGAGCATCCAAAATATCTAGAAAAACTTCTAATAACAATTAGCGAAGAAGATTTAAAAAACAACTTAATTAATGATCAATTATATGGTTTTTGGTTTGAAAGTTTTTCAGAAAATCCAAAAGAAAGACAAAAATTAATCGAATCATTAATCGATAACAAAGAACCTTCAGGAGCATATTTACTTTTAGCCCATTTAATAGCAAATGAAAAAATTAAAAATGTATTTACAACCAATTTTGATGACTTACTTTATGATAGTTTAATAAGATACACAGATACCAAACCCAAAATTTATTCCCACAATGAAATTGCTCAATACATAAATACTTTGGGTAAAAGACCTAACATTATAAAATTACACGGAGATTTTTTATTTGAAAATATTAAAAACACAGAGTTAGAAACTTCAAGACTTTGGGAAAATATGGAATCAAAACTTGAAGAATCGCTCAAGAATTTTGATTTAATAATTGTAGGTTACAATGGTGCTGATTCAAGTGTAATGGATTCTTTAGCAAAATTAAAGTCTAATCATTATGGATTAATTTGGTGTGGTCGAAATCCGGAGAATTTAAATTGGAGAGTAATCGAGTTTATAAATAACACGCCAAATTCTTTCTTTGTAAAGATTGACACATTCGAGTTATTGATGTTTCAGTTATATAAAGTTTACGAAGAAGAAATTAGTTTTCCTGACTTCATAAAAATAGCAGAAAAAAAGAATCAAGAATTTAACAACTATATATCGGTATTTGCAGAAGAGCTAACTACTAATGATAGTATTGATTTAAAAATTAGAGATAATATTCAGAGTACTTTAAACGTCATTTTAGATAGAGATAGTTTTTTTGAAATTGCATCAATGCCTAATGAAGAACAAATTGCATTTCTGCAAAAATTTAGAATTGATGGAATTAGTAGAACTTTAAAAAATATTTATACTCATATTAATTGGGAACATTCAATTTGGTTATATGAATCTTTAGATAAAGAAGATTTTTTCAAAAACAAGATTCAAGAAGCACCAATTCAACATATTTCAAATTCACTTTCTAACCTAAAAAAAATTGATTCTGAAAGAACAAAAAATATTTTAGAGAGTATTGATAATAATATTCTGTTACAAAAAATTAGCAATGCTAAAAGTGAGTATTTATATTCAGCTGTAAATGAACTAAAAGCAATTAGCCCAGATAAAATAGAACTTTTAATAGCTCAGCGTAAAGTAAATACAAGTTTAATTGAATTAGAAGAACTTGACTTAAGACGTATATCATACAGAATAAATACACTATCACACAAAGATGCTTTAGATTTGTTTATTTCTAACAATGATTTGATAAGAACTAAATTAAAATCAGAGTCCATTAAAGAAGTTGTTATCTTTTTCGACACTTTAAGTAAAAATCATTTTAAAGAATGTAAATCACTTTTTGAAAATCTTGACAATGAAGATTTAAGTAATCGAATTTCATTTCAAAATTTAAATCTATTAAGTATTACATTGAGGGTATTTAATAGCTTAGACCGTGAGAAAACGAAAAAAATATTAAACCAACTCGATAATAATATTCTTGAAAGGAAATTAGAAAATTCTAGTTTAAATGAAATCAAATCAATTTTATTTACACTTAAAGATGTTGACTTTAAATTAAGTAAAAAACTTTTATCCCTAATTTCAGACGACTTACTGCTTCATAAATTTTCTAGCTCAGATATTTCAACACTTGCCGAATCTGCAGAATACATCTCTAAAATAGATTCTGAAAGAACTAAACGTATTCTTAAAAAAATTGACAATTCTATTATTACCAAGAATATTGACAAAAATGATTTTACATTTCAGCAATATGGGAATGCAATGTCTAAATTAGTTCTTTTTGACTTCGACAAATTTTGTCAAGCAGCAAGAAATTCAAATATTGAAATCCTATCTGAAAAAATTTCAAGTAGTTTAAATAAAACTGGAGAACAGGTTTTTTTACATTTTGTCCCAACATATTTTAAAGTAGATAGAACCTTATTTTCATTAATCATTGAAAAAGCAAGTCAAGATTATATTGATTCGATTTTGAAATGGCCGAAAATAGATTTATATACAGTCAATTTACCTTATTTAAGAAGAACTTTTGAATCAAATAAAATGGAAAAAGAATCAAAATATATAGATTATATCATACAGAATAATAAAAAAAGATTTAAGAAAAAGAAAAACAGAAATAGAAAAAAGTACTAG